A genomic stretch from Desulfotignum balticum DSM 7044 includes:
- the otsB gene encoding trehalose-phosphatase, producing MNQTDFVLSTETCDGVIFDLDGVITQTAKVHAKAWKTLFDTYLKTRAARENQAYIPFDADKEYRTYVDGKPRYDGVESFLKSRGIDLPRGNPSDDLSNETIYGLGNRKNEIFNTYLQKQGPEVYEDTLSLMYEIKRQGWKIAVISASKNCIPVLEAVGIADWFDTVVDGVLSQKLGIKGKPDPDIFFEAARRMEVTAKRTAVFEDATSGVSAAKKGGFFQVIGVNRADNEAILKKAGADVVFSDLCDIRINDRLPVRKKEMASLPSALDHIQQILHKAKDRKIALFLDYDGTLTPIVNDPQKAFLDQSTRQTLEKVAKKWVVAVISGRDLAAIQNFVKLDNIYYAGSHGFDISGPADLTLEMQKGKEFLPVLDKAQSQLEENLTHIPGAALERKQFSIAIHYRNVKQAQVTTVRQTVRQVQTDHPELRITEGKKVFELQPDIEWHKGKALTWLMEKLNLNLDTYYPMYIGDDITDEDAFESLKTIGTSIIVKGSFHPTSADFVLENTRETAAFIETLFDEKER from the coding sequence ATGAATCAAACAGATTTTGTACTCTCGACAGAAACATGCGATGGGGTTATTTTTGACCTGGATGGCGTGATCACCCAGACGGCAAAGGTGCATGCAAAGGCGTGGAAAACCCTTTTCGACACCTATTTAAAAACCCGGGCTGCTCGTGAAAACCAGGCATATATTCCTTTTGACGCAGACAAAGAATACCGCACTTATGTAGATGGGAAACCCCGGTATGACGGGGTGGAATCATTTCTCAAATCCAGGGGGATCGACCTGCCCCGGGGAAATCCGTCAGACGATCTGAGCAATGAAACCATCTATGGGCTTGGCAACAGAAAAAATGAGATTTTCAATACCTATCTGCAAAAACAAGGACCCGAAGTATACGAAGATACATTGAGCCTGATGTATGAAATCAAAAGACAAGGATGGAAAATAGCGGTTATTTCCGCCAGTAAAAACTGCATTCCCGTGCTTGAGGCGGTCGGGATTGCAGATTGGTTCGACACAGTGGTGGACGGTGTGCTTTCCCAAAAGCTGGGAATAAAAGGAAAGCCTGACCCGGATATCTTTTTCGAGGCTGCCCGCCGCATGGAAGTCACAGCAAAGCGCACCGCTGTTTTTGAAGATGCGACATCCGGGGTGAGCGCTGCGAAAAAAGGCGGATTTTTTCAGGTGATCGGCGTAAACAGGGCAGACAATGAAGCTATTTTGAAAAAAGCAGGCGCTGATGTGGTGTTTTCAGATCTGTGCGATATCCGCATCAATGACAGACTGCCCGTCAGAAAAAAAGAAATGGCATCTCTGCCCTCTGCCCTGGACCATATTCAGCAAATTTTACACAAGGCCAAAGACAGGAAGATCGCCCTTTTTCTGGATTATGACGGCACCCTGACCCCTATTGTCAATGATCCCCAAAAGGCATTCCTGGACCAGAGCACCCGGCAGACGCTGGAAAAAGTGGCCAAAAAATGGGTGGTGGCCGTCATCAGCGGCAGAGACCTTGCAGCCATTCAGAACTTTGTAAAACTGGACAATATCTATTATGCCGGCAGCCACGGCTTTGACATTTCCGGCCCGGCAGATCTTACGCTTGAAATGCAGAAAGGAAAAGAATTTCTGCCTGTTCTGGACAAGGCTCAGAGCCAGCTGGAAGAAAACCTGACCCACATCCCGGGTGCGGCCCTTGAACGCAAACAATTTTCCATTGCCATCCATTACAGGAATGTCAAACAGGCGCAGGTAACCACAGTCCGGCAGACCGTTCGCCAGGTCCAGACCGATCACCCTGAACTGCGCATCACGGAAGGGAAAAAAGTGTTTGAGCTGCAGCCCGACATTGAATGGCATAAGGGAAAAGCCCTGACATGGCTGATGGAAAAACTGAACCTGAATCTGGACACCTATTATCCCATGTATATTGGAGACGATATTACAGACGAGGATGCATTTGAAAGCCTGAAAACCATCGGCACCAGTATTATCGTCAAGGGCAGTTTTCACCCGACATCAGCTGATTTTGTACTGGAAAACACCCGGGAAACTGCCGCATTTATAGAAACACTTTTTGATGAAAAGGAAAGATAA